In the Wyeomyia smithii strain HCP4-BCI-WySm-NY-G18 chromosome 2, ASM2978416v1, whole genome shotgun sequence genome, one interval contains:
- the LOC129723519 gene encoding pyruvate dehydrogenase E1 component subunit alpha type II, mitochondrial-like isoform X2 yields the protein MLSNVAKSVSQRGLLGSLKVLTTQPQSNGYATEATFETRAFKLHNLDQGPATTVTLTKEDALKYYGQMYTIRRMETAAGNLYKEKIIRGFCHLYSGQEATAVGIRAAMRQEDSCITAYRCHGWTYLMGVPIAGVLTELTGRQTGSARGKGGSMHMYAKNFYGGNGIVGAQVPLGVGIAFAAKYNGTNGVCVAAYGDGAANQGQLFEVYNMAKLWNSPCIFVCENNGYGMGTSAERASANVNYYTRGDTVPGIWVDGMDVLAVREATRFAIEHCNSGKGPILLESATYRYSGHSMSDPGTSYRSRDEIAEVRQTRDPITSMREKILTNELATPEELKEIESKIRGEVDAATKLAKTDKEIPLEELVADVYAKPDNITSIRNVIPNAELQHKRLGQAVNM from the exons ATGCTCTCCAACGTTGCAAAATCTGTCTCTCAGCGGGGGCTTCTTGGTAGTCTG AAAGTACTAACAACTCAACCACAGAGCAATGGGTATGCTACGGAGGCGACGTTTGAGACTAGG GCATTTAAGCTACACAATCTAGACCAAGGTCCAGCAACAACGGTTACCCTCACCAAGGAGGATGCCTTGAAGTACTACGGTCAGATGTACACAATTCGACGCATGGAAACGGCTGCCGGTAATCTTTATAAGGAAAAAATCATCCGAGGCTTCTGTCATCTGTACTCGGGGCAAGAAGCGACGGCCGTTGGCATACGAGCGGCTATGCGACAGGAAGATAGCTGCATTACCGCGTACAGATGCCACGGATGGACTTACCTGATGGGTGTTCCCATTGCCGGAGTACTGACGGAACTTACTGGACGACAAACCGGTAGTGCACGCGGAAAGGGCGGCAGTATGCACATGTATGCGAAGAACTTCTACGGTGGAAATGGCATTGTTGGAGCTCAGGTTCCACTTGGAGTGGGTATTGCTTTTGCAGCCAAATACAATGGAACAAATGGTGTTTGCGTTGCAGCATATGGAGATGGCGCCGCTAACCAGGGACAATTATTCGAGGTATACAACATGGCTAAGTTATGGAACTCGCCATGCATATTCGTTTGCGAGAATAACGGATATGGTATGGGAACCAGTGCTGAACGTGCTTCGGCGAATGTAAACTACTATACTCGTGGCGATACCGTGCCTGGTATTTGGGTGGACGGAATGGATGTTTTGGCAGTACGGGAGGCAACTCGCTTTGCCATAGAACACTGCAACAGTGGAAAAGGTCCAATTTTGCTGGAAAGTGCGACCTATCGTTACTCAGGTCATTCTATGTCTGACCCAGGAACCAGCTACCGTTCTCGAGACGAAATTGCCGAAGTACGCCAGACCCGTGATCCGATAACATCCATGAGGGAGAAAATTCTCACAAACGAACTTGCAACGCCCGAGGAGCTAAAAGAAATCGAATCGAAAATTCGTGGGGAAGTTGATGCTGCTACGAAACTTGCTAAAACAGACAAAGAGATTCCGCTGGAAGAGCTTGTTGCAGATGTCTATGCCAAACCAGACAACATAACTAGCATCCGAAACGTTATTCCAAACGCCGAACTGCAGCACAAGCGTTTGGGACAGGCGGTGAATATGTAA
- the LOC129723519 gene encoding pyruvate dehydrogenase E1 component subunit alpha type II, mitochondrial-like isoform X1: MGLLKLVKTLFRAGAGTSGSVGSSKTSASPAAAVVLKTSSADNTGDPVKKVLTTQPQSNGYATEATFETRAFKLHNLDQGPATTVTLTKEDALKYYGQMYTIRRMETAAGNLYKEKIIRGFCHLYSGQEATAVGIRAAMRQEDSCITAYRCHGWTYLMGVPIAGVLTELTGRQTGSARGKGGSMHMYAKNFYGGNGIVGAQVPLGVGIAFAAKYNGTNGVCVAAYGDGAANQGQLFEVYNMAKLWNSPCIFVCENNGYGMGTSAERASANVNYYTRGDTVPGIWVDGMDVLAVREATRFAIEHCNSGKGPILLESATYRYSGHSMSDPGTSYRSRDEIAEVRQTRDPITSMREKILTNELATPEELKEIESKIRGEVDAATKLAKTDKEIPLEELVADVYAKPDNITSIRNVIPNAELQHKRLGQAVNM, encoded by the exons ATGGGGCTTCTTAAGTTGGTTAAAACTCTTTTCCGGGCTGGAGCCGGAACATCTGGTAGTGTCGGCAGTAGTAAAACATCGGCTAGTCCTGCTGCGGCAGTAGTGCTGAAAACATCATCAGCAGACAACACTGGTGACCCAGTAAAG AAAGTACTAACAACTCAACCACAGAGCAATGGGTATGCTACGGAGGCGACGTTTGAGACTAGG GCATTTAAGCTACACAATCTAGACCAAGGTCCAGCAACAACGGTTACCCTCACCAAGGAGGATGCCTTGAAGTACTACGGTCAGATGTACACAATTCGACGCATGGAAACGGCTGCCGGTAATCTTTATAAGGAAAAAATCATCCGAGGCTTCTGTCATCTGTACTCGGGGCAAGAAGCGACGGCCGTTGGCATACGAGCGGCTATGCGACAGGAAGATAGCTGCATTACCGCGTACAGATGCCACGGATGGACTTACCTGATGGGTGTTCCCATTGCCGGAGTACTGACGGAACTTACTGGACGACAAACCGGTAGTGCACGCGGAAAGGGCGGCAGTATGCACATGTATGCGAAGAACTTCTACGGTGGAAATGGCATTGTTGGAGCTCAGGTTCCACTTGGAGTGGGTATTGCTTTTGCAGCCAAATACAATGGAACAAATGGTGTTTGCGTTGCAGCATATGGAGATGGCGCCGCTAACCAGGGACAATTATTCGAGGTATACAACATGGCTAAGTTATGGAACTCGCCATGCATATTCGTTTGCGAGAATAACGGATATGGTATGGGAACCAGTGCTGAACGTGCTTCGGCGAATGTAAACTACTATACTCGTGGCGATACCGTGCCTGGTATTTGGGTGGACGGAATGGATGTTTTGGCAGTACGGGAGGCAACTCGCTTTGCCATAGAACACTGCAACAGTGGAAAAGGTCCAATTTTGCTGGAAAGTGCGACCTATCGTTACTCAGGTCATTCTATGTCTGACCCAGGAACCAGCTACCGTTCTCGAGACGAAATTGCCGAAGTACGCCAGACCCGTGATCCGATAACATCCATGAGGGAGAAAATTCTCACAAACGAACTTGCAACGCCCGAGGAGCTAAAAGAAATCGAATCGAAAATTCGTGGGGAAGTTGATGCTGCTACGAAACTTGCTAAAACAGACAAAGAGATTCCGCTGGAAGAGCTTGTTGCAGATGTCTATGCCAAACCAGACAACATAACTAGCATCCGAAACGTTATTCCAAACGCCGAACTGCAGCACAAGCGTTTGGGACAGGCGGTGAATATGTAA